In a single window of the Etheostoma spectabile isolate EspeVRDwgs_2016 chromosome 3, UIUC_Espe_1.0, whole genome shotgun sequence genome:
- the dhx40 gene encoding probable ATP-dependent RNA helicase DHX40 — MSKSTRLRLHSKENESEHLPIYQHKAKLIQAVKDSTFLVVTGETGSGKTTQLPKYLHQAGLCKDGKIGITQPRRVAAITVAQRVAQEMECNLGREVGYQVRFDDCTSQSTVVKYMTDGCLLREILADPVLSQYSVVVLDEVHERSLNTDILLGLLKKMFSNPAKAPRGRSFPLKVVVMSATLETDKLSAFLGGCPIFAIPGRAFPVSCTFGFAVGPKDIESTGYAKEVVKVALDVHTSEMAGDILVFLTGQSEIERACDLLYEKAESIDYRYDVQDQTVEGLLILPLYGSMPTDQQRQIFQPPPSGIRKCVVATNIAATSLTINGIKYIIDSGFVKQLNHNSRVGMDILEVVPISKSEAQQRAGRAGRTSAGKCFRIYTKEFWEKCMPEYTVPEIQRTSLTAVILTLKCLGVHDVIRFPYLDCPEERFILEALKQLYQFDAIDRRGRVTPLGELMVEFPLHPGLTRAVLKAASLGCQDLLLPVAAMLSVENIFIRPGHPEKQKEADKKHRALAAKSGSMNDFATLLSVFQSCKSSDRPSAWCKDNWIHWRALKSAFSVETQLREILLRLQQKKDFPVETFDGNKSELFRRCLCTGYFTNVARRSVGKVFCTMDGHGSMVHVHPSSSLFDQEDELNWVIFHDVLVTSRVYIRTVCPIRYEWVKDLLPKLHEVDIYELSGVAREEVTDEEMIKWETREAAKRQPEVSAEDVMKKLEKRNNETAVSDARARYLQRKQQRQQNKAL, encoded by the exons ATGTCCAAATCAACGAGATTGAGATTGCACTCAAAAGAAAATGAGTCCGAACACCTTCCGATCTACCAGCACAAAGCCAAACTGATCCAGGCTGTCAAAGACAGCACTTTCCTGGTGGTGACCGGCGAGACTGGCAGCGGGAAAACCACCCAACTTCCAAAGTACCTGCATCAAGCAG GTCTTTGTAAAGATGGCAAAATTGGCATCACCCAGCCCCGCCGGGTGGCTGCCATCACAGTGGCCCAGAGGGTAGCCCAAGAGATGGAGTGCAATCTGGGTAGAGAGGTTGGCTACCAAGTACGCTTTGATGACTGCACATCACAG AGCACCGTGGTGAAGTACATGACAGACGGATGTTTGCTCAGAGAGATCCTGGCAGATCCTGTACTTTCTCAGTACAGTGTTGTAGTCTTGGATGAAGTCCATGAACGCAGCCTTAACACA GATATTCTCCTGGGTTTACTGAAGAAAATGTTCTCCAACCCTGCTAAGGCCCCCAGGGGCCGATCCTTCCCTTTGAAGGTGGTGGTGATGTCCGCCACCTTGGAAACTGACAAACTTTCAGCTTTTCTCGGTGGCTGTCCCATCTTTGCTATTCCAGGGAGGGCTTTTCCTGTCAGCTGCACATTTGGTTTTGCTGTAGGACCTAAAGACATAGAGAGCACTGGTTATGCAAAAGAG GTTGTCAAAGTGGCCCTTGATGTGCATACCAGTGAAATGGCTGGGgatattcttgtgtttttgacAG GTCAGTCAGAGATTGAGCGAGCCTGTGACTTGTTATATGAAAAAGCTGAGTCTATTGATTACCGCTACGATGTGCAGGACCAAACAGTGGAGGGCCTTCTTATTTTGCCTCTTTATGGATCCATGCCCACTG ATCAACAGAGGCAGATCTTTCAGCCTCCACCTTCAGGAATAAGGAAGTGTGTAGTGGCCACAAATATTGCAGCAACATCTCTCACCATCAATGGAATAAA GTACATCATAGACAGCGGGTTTGTGAAGCAACTAAACCACAACTCAAGGGTGGGCATGGATATCTTGGAGGTGGTGCCTATTTCAAA GAGCGAGGCTCAGCAGAGAGCCGGCCGTGCTGGAAGAACTTCAGCCGGTAAGTGCTTTAGAATCTACACCAAGGAATTCTGGGAGAAGTGCATGCCTGAATATACAGTTCCGGAAATCCAGAGGACAAGTCTGACTGCGGTGATACTCACACTCAAGTGCCTGGGCGTTCATGATGTCATTAG gttccCTTATCTAGACTGTCCAGAGGAACGGTTTATTCTCGAGGCATTAAAACAGCTCTACCAATTTGATGCCATTGATAG GAGAGGTAGAGTGACCCCGCTGGGGGAGCTGATGGTGGAGTTCCCCCTGCACCCAGGCCTTACCAGGGCCGTGCTCAAAGCCGCGTCGCTCGGCTGTCAGGACCTGCTGCTCCCTGTGGCCGCCATGCTGTCTGTAGAGAACATTTTCATCAGGCCAG GCCACCCTGAGAAGCAGAAAGAGGCAGATAAAAAGCACAGAGCGCTGGCTGCCAAGAGCGGCAGTATGAATGACTTTGCTACTCTCCTCAGTGTGTTTCAGTCATGTAAATCCAG TGACAGACCCTCAGCCTGGTGTAAGGATAATTGGATCCACTGGAGGGCGCTGAAGTCAGCTTTTAGTGTGGAGACTCAGTTGAGAGAGATCCTCCTCCGCCTCCAACAG AAAAAAGATTTCCCTGTGGAGACATTTGATGGCAATAAGAGTGAACTCTTCAGACGATGTTTGTGTACAGGATACTTTACCAACGTTGCCAGAAG GTCCGTTGGAAAAGTGTTTTGCACAATGGATGGCCATGGATCCATGGTTCATGTTCATCCATCATCATCG CTGTTTGACCAGGAGGATGAGCTGAACTGGGTCATTTTCCACGATGTGCTGGTGACCTCACGAGTGTATATCAGGACTGTGTGTCCTATTCGATACGAGTGGGTGAAGGACTTATTACCTAAACTCCATGAGGTGGATATCTATGAGCTGAGTGGTGTGGCGAGAGAAGAAGTGACTGATGAGGAGATGATAAAATGGGAGACCAGGGAAGCTGCCAAAAGACAACCAG AAGTTTCTGCTGAGGATGTCATGAAGAAGCTGGAGAAGCGAAACAACGAAACCGCTGTCAGTGATGCTCGTGCTCGCTACCTGCAAAGAAagcaacaaagacaacaaaataaagctctttga
- the LOC116673392 gene encoding uncharacterized protein LOC116673392 isoform X2, whose amino-acid sequence MTADRWIFLLALWFICVSSNEQNSDDCKTHTLSAALGSSVLLPCYFTTIQLDWVSWAHTLKGDLVHIKSEGRIRFLDHRNGRVKVFPNQGSKGNYSIFIDKLNNSDMGCYHCKQGYDCLQVELVAERDALSEKMRLLIFICAGVAALILLSVSGYGCIKCKLCCNNRKQYNTNNPEDAGTEGVSATPVETGGVPVELQQRGAGNDHLVYENDDQGPSKQQGDPNQNYCSPTSEVLPDPQGTQPIQSASGIYPNLNQFERMESQRKKQGFHQELFSRLRQASLSRHYYVNQSEINQQQAMPTQVKNHRKGLGKKKAKEKAECKNPIYNRSTDQLNHL is encoded by the exons ATGACTGCTGACAGGTGGATCTTCCTTTTAGCCCtgtggtttatttgtgtgtcttCAAATG AGCAGAATTCCGATGATTGTAAGACGCACACACTCAGTGCTGCACTTGGCTCCTCTGTGCTCCTGCCATGCTACTTTACAACAATTCAACTCGACTGGGTGTCCTGGGCCCACACTCTTAAGGGGGATCTGGTCCATATTAAATCTGAAGGTCGTATTAGGTTCCTGGACCACAGGAATGGTCGGGTGAAAGTCTTTCCTAACCAGGGCTCAAAGGGGAACTACTCCATCTTCATCGATAAACTTAACAACTCTGACATGGGGTGTTATCACTGTAAGCAAGGATATGACTGTCTTCAAGTGGAGTTGGTTGCTGAAAGAG ATGCTCTGAGTGAAAAGATGAGGCTACTGATTTTCATCTGTGCTGGTGTGGCTGCTTTGATCCTGCTGAGCGTCAGTGGCTACGGCTGCATCAAGTGCAAAT TGTGTTGCAATAACAGAAAGCAGTACAATACGAACAATCCTGAAGATGCAGGTACTGAGG GTGTCAGTGCTACACCTGTGGAAACAGGCGGAGTGCCTGTAGAGCTGCAGCAGAGAG GAGCAGGCAATGATCATCTTGTTTATG AAAATGATGACCAAGGCCCATCCAAACAACAGGGTGACCCCAACCAAAATTATTGCAGTCCAACATCAGAAGTTCTGCCTGATCCGCAAGGGACTCAACCCATTCAAAGTGCTAGTGGGATTTATCCAAACTTGAACCAGTTTGAGAGGATGGAAagtcagagaaaaaaacaaggatTTCATCAAG AGCTCTTCAGCCGATTACGGCAAGCAAGTCTCAGTCGGCATTATTACG TTAACCAAAGTGAAATCAACCAGCAGCAAGCCATGCCAACTCAGGTGAAGAATCATCGCAAAg gtcTGGGGAAGAAGAAAGCCAAAGAAA AAGCTGAATGCAAAAACCCAATTTACAACAGGAGTACAGACCAGCTCAACCATCTATAA
- the akt2 gene encoding RAC-beta serine/threonine-protein kinase, whose amino-acid sequence MNEVSVVREGWLHKRGEYIKTWRPRYFILKSDGSFIGYKEKPEVSSDHTLPPLNNFSVAECQLMKTERPKSNTFVIRCLQWTTVIERTFHVDSNEEREEWMRSIQAVANSLKGQQQDEEPMEIKFGSPSDSSGTEEMEIAVSKSRSKVTMSDFDYLKLLGKGTFGKVILVKEKATGMYYAMKILRKEVIIAKDEVAHTVTESRVLQNTRHPFLTTLKYAFQTHDRLCFVMEYANGGELFFHLSRDRVFTEDRARFYGAEIVSALEYLHSRNVVYRDLKLENLMLDKDGHIKITDFGLCKEGITDGATMKTFCGTPEYLAPEVLEDNDYGRAVDWWGLGVVMYEMMCGRLPFYNQDHERLFELILMEEIRFPKNLAPEAKALLAGLLKKDPKQRLGGGPDDAKEVMSHKFFTSINWQDVLEKKLIPPFKPQVTSETDTRYFDDEFTAQTITITPPDKYDSLDVEDSDQRRHFPQFSYSASIRE is encoded by the exons ATGAATGAAGTCAGTGTTGTGAGAGAAGGATGGCTCCATAAGAGAG GTGAATACATTAAAACATGGAGGCCTCGTTACTTCATCTTAAAGAGCGACGGCTCCTTCATTGGCTACAAAGAGAAGCCTGAGGTGTCCAGTGACCACACCCTTCCACCACTCAACAACTTTTCTGTCGCAG AATGCCAGCTGATGAAAACCGAGCGCCCAAAGTCCAATACGTTTGTCATCCGTTGCCTGCAATGGACCACCGTTATTGAACGCACCTTCCATGTAGACAGCAATGAGGAGAG GGAGGAATGGATGCGATCGATCCAGGCAGTGGCAAATAGCCTGAAGGGTCAGCAGCAAGATGAGGAGCCCATGGAGATTAAATTTGGCTCACCAAGTGACAGCAGTGGCACAGAGGAGATGGAGATTGCTGTGTCCAAATCCCGCTCAAAAGTG ACCATGAGTGACTTTGACTATCTGAAGCTGCTGGGAAAGGGGACATTTGGTAAAGTGATCCTGGTGAAGGAGAAGGCCACAGGGATGTACTACGCCATGAAAATCCTCCGCAAGGAAGTCATCATTGCTAAA GATGAAGTGGCACACACAGTTACAGAAAGCAGAGTTCTCCAAAATACGCGGCATCCCTTTCTAACG ACACTAAAATATGCATTTCAAACGCATGACCGGCTATGCTTTGTGATGGAGTATGCAAATGGAGGCGAA CTCTTCTTTCACTTATCACGGGACAGAGTGTTCACAGAAGACAGAGCTAGATTCTATGGTGCAGAAATAGTGTCAGCACTGGAGTACCTACACTCACGCAATGTAGTTTACAGAGATTTAAAG CTGGAGAACCTCATGTTAGACAAGGACGGCCACATAAAGATAACAGACTTTGGGCTGTGTAAAGAGGGGATCACAGACGGTGCCACTATGAAAACCTTCTGTGGAACCCCAGAGTACCTGGCACCAGAG GTGCTAGAAGACAATGACTATGGACGAGCGGTGGACTGGTGGGGCTTGGGCGTGGTCATGTATGAGATGATGTGTGGTCGGTTGCCCTTCTACAACCAGGACCATGAGCGTCTCTTTGAGCTTATCCTCATGGAGGAGATCCGCTTCCCCAAGAACCTGGCTCCGGAAGCCAAGGCCCTGCTGGCCGGCCTGCTCAAAAAGGACCCCAAACAAAG GCTCGGTGGAGGTCCAGACGATGCCAAAGAAGTGATGAGCCACAAGTTCTTCACATCCATCAATTGGCAGGATGTTCTTGAAAAAAAG CTTATTCCACCCTTCAAGCCCCAAGTAACATCAGAGACAGACACGCGTTACTTTGACGATGAGTTCACAGCACAAACCATAACAATAACTCCCCCTGACAAGT ATGACAGTTTAGATGTCGAGGATTCAGATCAGCGCAGGCACTTCCCACAGTTCTCCTACTCTGCCAGCATACGGGAATGA
- the LOC116673392 gene encoding uncharacterized protein LOC116673392 isoform X1, whose protein sequence is MTADRWIFLLALWFICVSSNEEPHFDNSCEQNSDDCKTHTLSAALGSSVLLPCYFTTIQLDWVSWAHTLKGDLVHIKSEGRIRFLDHRNGRVKVFPNQGSKGNYSIFIDKLNNSDMGCYHCKQGYDCLQVELVAERDALSEKMRLLIFICAGVAALILLSVSGYGCIKCKLCCNNRKQYNTNNPEDAGTEGVSATPVETGGVPVELQQRGAGNDHLVYENDDQGPSKQQGDPNQNYCSPTSEVLPDPQGTQPIQSASGIYPNLNQFERMESQRKKQGFHQELFSRLRQASLSRHYYVNQSEINQQQAMPTQVKNHRKGLGKKKAKEKAECKNPIYNRSTDQLNHL, encoded by the exons ATGACTGCTGACAGGTGGATCTTCCTTTTAGCCCtgtggtttatttgtgtgtcttCAAATG AAGAGCCTCACTTTGACAACTCTTGTGAGCAGAATTCCGATGATTGTAAGACGCACACACTCAGTGCTGCACTTGGCTCCTCTGTGCTCCTGCCATGCTACTTTACAACAATTCAACTCGACTGGGTGTCCTGGGCCCACACTCTTAAGGGGGATCTGGTCCATATTAAATCTGAAGGTCGTATTAGGTTCCTGGACCACAGGAATGGTCGGGTGAAAGTCTTTCCTAACCAGGGCTCAAAGGGGAACTACTCCATCTTCATCGATAAACTTAACAACTCTGACATGGGGTGTTATCACTGTAAGCAAGGATATGACTGTCTTCAAGTGGAGTTGGTTGCTGAAAGAG ATGCTCTGAGTGAAAAGATGAGGCTACTGATTTTCATCTGTGCTGGTGTGGCTGCTTTGATCCTGCTGAGCGTCAGTGGCTACGGCTGCATCAAGTGCAAAT TGTGTTGCAATAACAGAAAGCAGTACAATACGAACAATCCTGAAGATGCAGGTACTGAGG GTGTCAGTGCTACACCTGTGGAAACAGGCGGAGTGCCTGTAGAGCTGCAGCAGAGAG GAGCAGGCAATGATCATCTTGTTTATG AAAATGATGACCAAGGCCCATCCAAACAACAGGGTGACCCCAACCAAAATTATTGCAGTCCAACATCAGAAGTTCTGCCTGATCCGCAAGGGACTCAACCCATTCAAAGTGCTAGTGGGATTTATCCAAACTTGAACCAGTTTGAGAGGATGGAAagtcagagaaaaaaacaaggatTTCATCAAG AGCTCTTCAGCCGATTACGGCAAGCAAGTCTCAGTCGGCATTATTACG TTAACCAAAGTGAAATCAACCAGCAGCAAGCCATGCCAACTCAGGTGAAGAATCATCGCAAAg gtcTGGGGAAGAAGAAAGCCAAAGAAA AAGCTGAATGCAAAAACCCAATTTACAACAGGAGTACAGACCAGCTCAACCATCTATAA